The following are encoded in a window of Mycobacteroides chelonae CCUG 47445 genomic DNA:
- a CDS encoding LLM class F420-dependent oxidoreductase, translating into MKIGVVAPVELGMTAEPDKILEFARAAERLGFSEISVVEHAVVIGDTQSTYPYSPTGQSHLPDDVDIPDPLELLSFVAGATTTLGLSTGVLVLPDHHPVVLAKRLATLDRLSRGRLRVCLGVGWMREEIEACGGDFDHRGAATDEAVAVMRTLWSTDGPAAYDGDFYRFHDAYSYPKPIRPQGVPLYIGGHSKAAARRAGRLGDGFQPLGLVGEELSAALNVMRAAATDAGRDPASIDLVLGHGLHRVDQAALEQAHQRGAGRMLLSASRCATTLEAVLEEMAACASRLELVGPR; encoded by the coding sequence GTGAAGATCGGTGTTGTTGCTCCGGTAGAGCTCGGGATGACCGCGGAACCCGACAAGATCCTCGAATTCGCGCGTGCCGCAGAGCGGCTGGGATTCAGCGAGATCTCCGTGGTGGAGCACGCCGTCGTCATCGGAGACACGCAGAGCACCTACCCGTACTCGCCGACCGGTCAGTCGCACCTGCCCGATGATGTCGACATCCCCGACCCGCTGGAGCTGCTGTCGTTTGTCGCGGGTGCCACCACGACGCTGGGGCTTTCCACCGGGGTGCTGGTGTTACCCGACCACCACCCCGTGGTGCTGGCCAAACGTCTGGCGACCCTGGACCGATTGAGCCGGGGACGGCTGCGGGTCTGTCTGGGAGTCGGATGGATGCGTGAGGAGATCGAGGCGTGCGGGGGCGACTTCGACCATCGCGGCGCGGCTACCGATGAAGCCGTCGCGGTGATGCGCACACTGTGGTCAACCGATGGGCCTGCTGCATACGACGGGGATTTCTACCGGTTCCACGACGCCTATTCCTACCCCAAGCCTATTCGGCCACAAGGTGTTCCGCTGTACATAGGTGGGCACAGCAAGGCCGCGGCACGGCGTGCTGGGCGGCTGGGCGATGGCTTTCAACCGCTGGGCCTAGTTGGTGAGGAGCTGTCGGCCGCGCTCAATGTCATGCGAGCCGCGGCTACCGATGCGGGTCGAGATCCTGCGAGTATCGACCTCGTGCTGGGGCATGGTCTGCATCGCGTGGACCAGGCGGCGCTGGAGCAGGCGCACCAGCGCGGTGCGGGACGGATGCTGCTGTCGGCGTCGCGGTGCGCCACGACGCTGGAAGCGGTGCTTGAGGAGATGGCGGCGTGCGCTAGCCGACTCGAACTGGTCGGTCCTCGCTGA
- a CDS encoding DUF5995 family protein, with protein sequence MPENIAPLDPLPTCRTIDEVVAAIDSIIMWSIGVSSRLGYFAALYKRITLAVGVAIEQHVFQDGARMERFDVEFAERYFAALNGYFHPGQYGKPAHSWQVTFDSAHLEQPILVQHMLAGVNAHIGLDLGIVVQNVARGAQLQSLREDFNRLNAVLASQVNGVVGDINELSPVLADLYAVLQERQIAVINESVKAFRDSAWRFAAVLAALPDVLDPGVILARDLHIAQQGALVYSPPAPMSVFVNAIAARESRDVVANLRELDRIAVTPAPICTVM encoded by the coding sequence GTGCCAGAGAACATAGCCCCCTTGGATCCCCTGCCAACCTGCAGGACGATCGATGAAGTCGTTGCGGCGATCGACTCGATCATCATGTGGTCAATCGGGGTATCAAGCAGACTCGGATACTTCGCGGCGCTGTACAAGAGGATTACCCTCGCGGTCGGCGTCGCGATTGAGCAGCATGTGTTCCAGGATGGCGCACGGATGGAACGGTTCGATGTGGAATTCGCCGAGCGCTATTTCGCTGCGTTGAATGGCTACTTCCACCCGGGTCAGTACGGCAAACCCGCGCACTCGTGGCAGGTGACATTCGACTCGGCTCACCTGGAGCAGCCAATTCTGGTGCAGCACATGCTCGCCGGGGTCAATGCGCACATTGGGCTTGACCTTGGAATTGTTGTCCAGAATGTCGCCAGGGGTGCCCAGCTGCAGTCGTTGCGCGAGGATTTCAACCGGCTCAACGCGGTGCTGGCCAGTCAGGTGAACGGCGTGGTGGGAGACATCAACGAGTTGTCTCCGGTGTTGGCCGACTTGTACGCGGTGCTCCAGGAACGGCAGATCGCAGTGATCAACGAATCGGTCAAAGCATTTCGGGATAGCGCTTGGCGGTTCGCCGCTGTGCTGGCCGCCTTGCCGGATGTTCTCGATCCGGGCGTGATCCTGGCGCGCGATCTGCACATCGCGCAGCAGGGGGCGCTGGTCTACAGTCCGCCCGCGCCAATGTCGGTGTTTGTCAACGCGATCGCCGCGCGGGAGAGTCGCGATGTGGTGGCGAACCTACGGGAGCTGGATCGAATTGCGGTGACACCGGCGCCGATATGCACCGTGATGTGA
- a CDS encoding SDR family NAD(P)-dependent oxidoreductase: MDINGVSAIVTGGASGLGAATARLLAAQGAKVVIADVQDEKGEALAKELGGAFVHTDVTSETDGIAAVDAAKELGPVRVLINCAGVGWPGRTIGKDGQYASAHSLDIFSKVIGINLIGSFNLIRLAATAISQEEPVDEFGERGAIVNTASVAAFDGQIGQAAYSASKGGIVGMTLPIARDLSVVGIRVNTIAPGLIDTPIYGEGDSAQQFKDRLAPNVLYPQRLGNPEEFASLALELVTNSYMNAETIRIDGGARLQPK, translated from the coding sequence ATGGATATCAATGGTGTGTCTGCAATCGTCACGGGTGGCGCCTCGGGTCTGGGTGCCGCAACTGCTCGCCTGCTCGCCGCGCAGGGCGCCAAGGTCGTCATCGCCGACGTCCAGGACGAAAAGGGTGAGGCTCTGGCCAAGGAACTCGGTGGCGCCTTCGTGCACACCGATGTCACCAGCGAGACCGACGGTATCGCCGCCGTCGACGCCGCCAAGGAGCTGGGCCCGGTGCGCGTCCTCATCAACTGCGCGGGCGTCGGCTGGCCCGGCCGCACCATCGGCAAGGACGGGCAGTACGCCTCGGCACACTCGCTGGACATCTTCTCCAAGGTCATCGGCATCAACCTGATCGGCTCGTTCAACCTGATCCGTCTCGCGGCCACCGCGATCAGCCAGGAAGAGCCGGTCGACGAGTTCGGTGAGCGCGGCGCCATCGTCAACACCGCCTCCGTCGCGGCGTTCGACGGCCAGATCGGCCAGGCCGCCTACTCGGCGTCCAAGGGCGGAATCGTGGGCATGACGCTGCCGATCGCGCGTGATCTGTCGGTCGTGGGCATCCGTGTCAACACCATCGCGCCGGGTCTCATCGACACCCCGATCTACGGTGAGGGCGACTCCGCGCAACAGTTCAAGGACCGCCTGGCACCGAACGTGCTCTACCCGCAGCGCCTGGGTAACCCCGAGGAATTCGCCTCGCTGGCCCTTGAGCTCGTCACCAACAGCTACATGAATGCCGAGACGATTCGCATCGACGGCGGAGCCCGCCTCCAGCCGAAGTAG
- the egtE gene encoding ergothioneine biosynthesis PLP-dependent enzyme EgtE, which translates to MSLGEVWRQVRPPVLGVHLDSAACSRQSVDTIRAVAQHAEHEAQIGGYVAQEAAAPVLEAGRAAVRHLTGMPGAQVQFTTGAADALRTLLQSWPVDAGRVVACLPGEFGPNLMIMNHFGFTPVWLPVDGDGRADIDGIEAFLRREKVDLVHFTVVGSHRGTVQPAADVVALARAAGVPVVVDAAQALGHIDCTHGADAMYAPSRKWLAGPRGVGVLAVNPALAHLIPQWAGHVEAHVAGWVGLSVAVGQHLAAGPSEVQGALAERGRAARKILGELDDWRVVESVDEPSAITTLEPIGDVDVVAVRTHLIEEHAIVTTAAETVRAPFEMTKPVLRISPHVDGTDEELEQLADALA; encoded by the coding sequence GTGAGTCTGGGTGAGGTGTGGCGGCAGGTCCGGCCACCGGTTCTCGGTGTGCACCTGGATTCGGCGGCATGTTCACGGCAGAGCGTTGACACCATTCGGGCGGTGGCTCAGCACGCCGAACACGAGGCGCAGATAGGCGGGTACGTGGCGCAGGAAGCCGCGGCGCCGGTACTCGAGGCTGGACGTGCCGCAGTACGTCACCTGACGGGCATGCCCGGGGCGCAGGTGCAATTCACCACCGGCGCCGCCGATGCCCTGCGTACGCTGCTGCAGTCGTGGCCGGTCGATGCCGGACGGGTTGTCGCTTGTCTGCCCGGTGAATTCGGCCCGAACCTGATGATCATGAACCACTTCGGATTCACCCCGGTGTGGTTGCCTGTCGACGGAGACGGCCGCGCCGATATTGACGGGATTGAGGCCTTTCTGCGCCGCGAGAAGGTGGACCTGGTGCATTTCACCGTTGTCGGTAGCCACCGTGGCACCGTGCAGCCCGCCGCGGACGTGGTCGCGTTGGCGCGTGCGGCCGGGGTGCCGGTCGTTGTCGATGCCGCGCAGGCCCTGGGACATATCGACTGCACTCATGGCGCCGACGCCATGTACGCACCGTCACGGAAGTGGTTGGCCGGTCCGCGTGGTGTGGGTGTGCTTGCCGTCAATCCGGCTCTTGCACATCTGATTCCGCAATGGGCTGGCCATGTGGAGGCACATGTCGCGGGCTGGGTGGGGCTGTCGGTCGCGGTGGGGCAGCATCTGGCGGCCGGTCCCTCGGAGGTTCAGGGCGCGTTGGCTGAGCGTGGGCGGGCCGCCCGAAAGATCCTGGGGGAACTCGACGATTGGCGGGTGGTGGAGTCCGTGGACGAACCTAGTGCCATCACCACACTGGAGCCCATTGGGGACGTCGACGTGGTCGCGGTGCGTACGCACCTCATCGAGGAGCATGCGATCGTGACGACCGCTGCAGAGACCGTGCGAGCACCGTTCGAGATGACCAAGCCGGTGCTTCGGATCAGCCCGCATGTCGATGGCACCGATGAGGAGCTGGAGCAGTTGGCCGACGCGTTGGCCTAG
- the egtC gene encoding ergothioneine biosynthesis protein EgtC yields the protein MCRHLGWLGEPRSLASLMLDPPHGLVVQSYSPRRQKHGLVNADGWGAGFFIDGAPRRWRSARPLWGDASFASVAPVLRSGCMVAAVRSASVGMPIDESAAAPFTDGTWLLSHNGIVDRGAVGQVSGAESVVDSAVLAARIFASGPENLGETVRRIGAADPSARLNIMAANGNELIATTWGDTLSILEAADGVVVASEPYDDDPSWVDIPDRRLVRVRDGKVEVAPL from the coding sequence ATGTGTCGTCATCTGGGCTGGTTGGGTGAGCCACGGAGCCTGGCGTCGCTGATGCTGGACCCGCCGCATGGCCTTGTGGTGCAGTCATATTCACCGCGACGTCAAAAGCATGGTCTGGTAAACGCCGACGGGTGGGGTGCCGGGTTCTTCATCGACGGGGCACCTCGTAGATGGCGCAGTGCACGTCCACTGTGGGGTGATGCGTCCTTCGCCTCGGTGGCTCCGGTGTTGCGCAGCGGATGCATGGTGGCTGCGGTGCGGTCCGCGAGTGTCGGAATGCCCATCGACGAGTCCGCCGCCGCCCCGTTCACGGATGGCACCTGGCTGTTGTCGCACAACGGGATTGTCGATCGCGGCGCGGTGGGCCAGGTGTCGGGTGCGGAGTCGGTGGTCGATAGCGCGGTGCTGGCGGCCCGGATCTTTGCGTCGGGCCCGGAGAACCTGGGAGAGACGGTTCGGCGGATCGGCGCCGCGGATCCATCAGCGCGACTGAATATTATGGCGGCCAACGGAAATGAGTTGATCGCCACAACCTGGGGTGACACCCTGTCGATTCTGGAGGCCGCCGACGGTGTGGTGGTGGCGAGCGAACCGTACGACGACGACCCGTCCTGGGTCGACATCCCGGACCGGCGATTGGTGCGGGTACGCGATGGGAAGGTAGAGGTGGCGCCACTATGA
- the egtD gene encoding L-histidine N(alpha)-methyltransferase, with product MTLENHLASGAAAEALRRDVRQGLTADAKSLPPKWFYDEVGSDLFDEITRLPEYYPTRTEAGLLRTHADDIASASGADTLVELGSGTSEKTRMLLDALSPKTFIPFDVDSGVLRAAGDALVTEYPGMRVRAVCGDFEQDLGRIPREGRRLVAFLGSTIGNLTTQPRARFLADVADTLQPGEMLLLGTDLVKDTGRLVRAYDDSAGVTAAFNRNVLAVINRELDADFDLEAFEHVALWNGDEERMEMWLRSVRDQRVTIEALDLVVDFGAGEMMLTEVSCKFRQEGVARELAAAGLRQTHWWTDGSHDFGLSLAVKQ from the coding sequence ATGACCCTGGAGAATCACCTAGCCTCTGGTGCGGCGGCCGAGGCGCTACGCCGTGATGTTCGGCAGGGCTTGACCGCAGATGCGAAATCGCTTCCTCCTAAATGGTTTTACGACGAAGTGGGTAGCGATCTGTTTGACGAGATCACTCGGTTGCCGGAGTATTACCCAACACGGACCGAGGCTGGCCTACTGCGTACCCATGCAGACGACATCGCGTCGGCTTCGGGTGCCGACACCCTGGTGGAGCTGGGCAGTGGCACCTCAGAAAAGACGCGAATGCTGCTCGACGCGTTGTCTCCCAAGACGTTCATCCCCTTCGACGTGGATTCCGGGGTGCTGCGCGCGGCGGGGGATGCTCTGGTCACCGAGTACCCGGGGATGCGAGTGCGGGCTGTGTGTGGCGACTTCGAGCAGGACCTCGGGCGGATTCCCCGGGAGGGGCGGCGTCTCGTCGCCTTCTTGGGATCCACGATCGGAAATCTGACCACGCAGCCGCGGGCACGATTCCTGGCCGATGTCGCGGACACCCTGCAACCCGGTGAAATGCTGTTACTCGGAACTGATTTGGTGAAGGACACCGGCCGCCTGGTGCGTGCCTACGATGACAGCGCCGGTGTGACGGCCGCTTTCAATCGCAATGTGCTGGCGGTGATCAATCGTGAACTCGATGCCGATTTCGACTTGGAGGCTTTCGAGCACGTCGCGTTGTGGAACGGTGACGAGGAACGCATGGAGATGTGGCTGCGCTCCGTGCGCGACCAGCGGGTAACCATCGAAGCTCTGGACCTCGTCGTAGATTTCGGGGCGGGGGAGATGATGTTGACCGAGGTGTCGTGCAAGTTCCGACAGGAGGGTGTGGCGCGGGAGTTGGCCGCTGCGGGCCTGCGCCAGACTCATTGGTGGACGGATGGTTCCCATGACTTCGGACTGTCGTTGGCGGTGAAGCAGTGA
- a CDS encoding sugar porter family MFS transporter: protein MSLITDLRSTSRLGLMVAVTAAAVGVIYGYDSSNIAGALLFLTDDLHLSTNDQQVAATAVVIGEIVGALIGGPLSNKIGRKRSMVLVAATFGIFSLLSALAVDLNTLVAARFLLGLTVGVSVVVVPVFVAESSPTKIRGSMLVLYQLACVTGIIAGYLIAWALSSTGSWRLMLGLAAIPAVLVLIALRKLPDTARWYMMRGDRARAREILTTVDPDIDVDHELDEIADALRSEGGGSVLARLKEMVTPPYNRATFFVVGLGFFIQITGINAVVYYGPRIFEAMGMSGYFAKLGLPALVQVAALLAVFVSMSTIDRMGRRPILMIGITIMIIADALLVTVFAIGGSSFGGVLTVLGFLGIVLIAVGFTFGFGSLVWVYAGESFPARLRSYGASAMLTSDLVANAVVSMYFLTLLTALGGTVAFGVFGALALAALVFVYLLAPETKGRNLEEIRHFWESGGKWPEA from the coding sequence ATGAGCCTGATCACCGACCTCCGCTCGACATCGCGTCTGGGTCTCATGGTGGCCGTGACGGCCGCAGCGGTGGGTGTCATCTACGGATACGACTCCTCCAACATCGCAGGTGCGCTGCTCTTCCTCACCGACGATCTACATCTGTCTACCAATGACCAGCAGGTGGCCGCCACCGCGGTGGTGATCGGCGAGATCGTGGGCGCACTCATCGGCGGCCCACTGTCCAACAAGATCGGCCGGAAACGGTCAATGGTCCTGGTGGCGGCGACGTTTGGAATCTTCTCGCTGCTCTCCGCACTGGCCGTCGACCTGAACACCCTGGTCGCTGCGCGATTCTTGCTCGGGCTCACTGTGGGTGTGTCGGTGGTGGTGGTTCCCGTGTTCGTCGCCGAGTCCTCCCCCACCAAGATCAGGGGCTCGATGCTGGTGCTCTACCAACTGGCTTGCGTAACAGGGATCATCGCCGGGTACCTCATCGCCTGGGCATTGTCGTCAACGGGCAGCTGGCGACTGATGCTGGGTCTGGCAGCCATCCCCGCCGTGCTGGTATTGATCGCCCTGCGCAAGCTCCCCGATACGGCTCGCTGGTACATGATGCGTGGCGACCGCGCACGGGCACGCGAGATCCTCACCACGGTGGATCCCGATATCGACGTCGACCACGAGCTCGATGAGATTGCCGACGCCCTGCGGTCCGAAGGCGGAGGTTCGGTGCTGGCACGACTCAAAGAGATGGTGACTCCGCCCTACAACAGAGCAACTTTTTTCGTTGTCGGCCTTGGGTTCTTCATTCAGATCACCGGCATCAACGCTGTCGTCTACTACGGGCCTCGCATCTTCGAGGCGATGGGCATGTCCGGATATTTCGCCAAGCTCGGACTGCCCGCGCTCGTTCAGGTGGCAGCGCTGCTGGCGGTATTCGTGTCCATGTCGACCATCGACCGGATGGGCCGCCGTCCCATCCTCATGATCGGCATCACCATCATGATCATCGCCGACGCCCTGCTGGTCACCGTATTCGCAATCGGTGGATCGTCATTCGGTGGCGTGCTGACAGTTCTCGGCTTCCTCGGAATCGTGCTCATTGCGGTGGGCTTCACCTTCGGGTTCGGCTCGCTGGTGTGGGTGTACGCGGGCGAGAGCTTCCCGGCACGGCTGCGCTCCTATGGGGCCAGCGCCATGCTGACTTCGGACCTGGTGGCCAATGCCGTTGTCTCCATGTATTTCTTGACGTTGTTGACCGCACTCGGCGGCACCGTGGCGTTCGGGGTCTTCGGCGCTCTGGCGTTGGCCGCCCTCGTGTTCGTCTATCTGTTGGCACCGGAAACCAAGGGCCGCAACCTTGAGGAGATCCGGCATTTCTGGGAAAGCGGAGGCAAGTGGCCCGAGGCGTAG
- the egtA gene encoding ergothioneine biosynthesis glutamate--cysteine ligase EgtA, with translation MATTSTVETLSNADEAAEHIARQSFADAHVGTVGLELESHTVELTAPHRRVSWNRLHDIAETVHDLPGRSAITFEPGGAVELSGPPHADIWSAISSMRADHSILTSTYRGAGIALASLGTDPLRTPERVNPAARYAAMAGHFGAAGFGETALQMMTCTASLQVNLQSGTPRQWRDRFVLAQRMGPTMAALSASSPMLAGRRTGRRNTRQWIWDNLDPRRCAPVEIGTDPTESWVRYALRAPVMLVRNKEGADAVVTHVPFQSWADGTVRLAGRAPTTEDLDYHLTTLFPPVRPRRWLELRYLDAAPDWWWPALAFTVVAALDHPQVADIAAETVEPVGDAWEAASRAGLADPALHAAGRRLVAAACAVAPSELAADMAFLLERVEEGRCPADDFMDNVTEYGVEQAFSGATQ, from the coding sequence ATGGCCACCACTTCGACAGTGGAGACACTGTCGAACGCGGACGAGGCTGCCGAGCACATCGCTCGGCAGTCTTTCGCCGACGCACATGTCGGCACGGTCGGGCTGGAGCTGGAATCTCATACCGTCGAGCTGACGGCTCCGCACCGCAGGGTCAGCTGGAATCGGCTGCATGACATCGCGGAGACCGTTCACGATCTGCCCGGTCGCAGCGCGATCACCTTTGAACCGGGTGGGGCCGTCGAACTCTCCGGACCCCCGCACGCCGATATCTGGTCGGCGATCTCGTCGATGCGGGCCGATCACTCGATCCTGACCTCGACATACCGTGGCGCCGGGATTGCGCTGGCCAGCTTGGGCACCGACCCGCTGCGCACACCCGAACGCGTCAATCCCGCAGCACGGTACGCCGCGATGGCAGGCCATTTCGGTGCTGCTGGTTTCGGTGAGACCGCGCTGCAGATGATGACCTGCACCGCGTCATTGCAGGTCAATCTGCAGTCCGGGACACCGCGGCAATGGCGGGACAGATTTGTGCTGGCGCAGCGGATGGGTCCGACGATGGCGGCGCTCTCGGCCTCCTCGCCGATGCTTGCCGGTCGGCGTACGGGGCGGCGAAACACCCGACAGTGGATCTGGGACAACCTGGACCCGCGACGCTGCGCCCCGGTCGAGATCGGCACCGACCCGACCGAATCCTGGGTCAGATATGCGTTGCGAGCACCCGTCATGCTGGTGCGAAACAAGGAGGGCGCCGATGCGGTTGTCACCCATGTGCCGTTCCAATCCTGGGCTGACGGGACCGTGCGGCTTGCAGGGCGCGCTCCCACCACCGAAGACCTCGACTATCACCTGACCACGCTGTTTCCTCCGGTGCGACCGCGCCGCTGGTTGGAGCTGCGGTACCTTGACGCAGCACCGGATTGGTGGTGGCCCGCGCTGGCATTCACCGTGGTCGCCGCGCTCGACCATCCGCAGGTCGCCGATATCGCCGCGGAGACGGTTGAACCTGTTGGTGACGCGTGGGAGGCGGCATCGCGAGCCGGCCTGGCGGATCCCGCCCTCCATGCGGCCGGGCGTCGGCTGGTGGCGGCGGCGTGCGCGGTGGCGCCGTCCGAGCTGGCCGCGGACATGGCCTTCCTACTGGAACGTGTCGAAGAAGGCCGATGTCCCGCCGACGATTTCATGGATAATGTGACGGAATACGGTGTGGAGCAGGCGTTTTCGGGAGCGACCCAATGA
- the egtB gene encoding ergothioneine biosynthesis protein EgtB has translation MIREKLVRDLEAARLRTLTITDHDDAELHRQYDPLMSPLVWDLAHIGQQEELWLLRDGDPQKPGMLPGDIESLYDAFRHTRASRVQLPLLSPAQARSFCHEVRGRVLDRLEALPSDGSAGSDEFTYAMVLSHEHQHDETMLQALSIRRGAALLERVEPLPPGRAGVAGTSVLVPAGPFVLGVDAIDEPFSLDNERPAHVVDLPSFRIGKVPVTNAEWSAFIADGGYRREKFWSEAGWTHRCMEDLTAPKFWNRGGTLTRFGREVQRVPDEPVQHVTFHEAQAYAAWAGGRLPTEAEWEKACVWDPEVSVRRRFPWGEDAPGRDRANLGGGALGPAPVGAYPASASPYGAEQMLGDVWEWTTSPLRPWPGFTPMIYQQYSEPFFEGSGAGDYRVLRGGSWAVSPSIMRPSFRNWDHPIRRQIFSGVRLAWDV, from the coding sequence ATGATCCGGGAAAAGTTGGTGCGCGACCTCGAAGCCGCGCGTCTGCGCACGCTGACCATCACCGATCATGATGATGCCGAGCTCCATCGTCAGTACGACCCCCTGATGAGTCCGCTGGTGTGGGACCTGGCGCATATCGGACAGCAGGAAGAACTCTGGCTGCTGCGCGACGGTGATCCGCAGAAACCGGGAATGCTGCCCGGCGACATCGAGTCCCTCTATGACGCCTTCCGTCACACCCGGGCCAGCCGGGTGCAGCTGCCGCTGCTCTCCCCGGCACAGGCGCGTTCGTTCTGTCACGAGGTGCGAGGCCGGGTTCTAGACCGGTTGGAGGCACTGCCCTCCGACGGTTCGGCAGGTTCGGACGAATTCACCTACGCCATGGTGCTCAGCCATGAACATCAGCATGACGAAACCATGTTGCAGGCCTTATCGATTCGTCGTGGAGCCGCCCTGCTGGAGCGCGTGGAACCGTTGCCGCCGGGCCGCGCTGGGGTGGCGGGAACCTCGGTGCTGGTGCCGGCGGGTCCGTTCGTACTCGGCGTCGACGCGATCGACGAGCCGTTCTCGCTGGACAATGAGCGCCCCGCACACGTGGTGGATCTCCCGAGTTTTCGGATCGGCAAGGTTCCGGTGACCAACGCCGAGTGGTCGGCATTCATCGCAGACGGCGGATATCGACGCGAGAAGTTCTGGTCCGAGGCCGGATGGACACATCGGTGCATGGAAGACCTTACGGCGCCCAAGTTTTGGAACCGCGGCGGAACGCTGACGCGGTTCGGACGTGAGGTGCAGAGAGTGCCCGATGAGCCGGTGCAGCATGTCACCTTTCATGAGGCACAGGCCTACGCCGCCTGGGCGGGCGGGCGATTGCCCACCGAAGCCGAATGGGAAAAGGCCTGCGTCTGGGATCCGGAAGTCTCTGTGCGACGGCGCTTCCCGTGGGGTGAGGATGCCCCGGGCCGTGACCGAGCCAACCTCGGCGGAGGTGCCCTGGGACCGGCCCCGGTCGGCGCCTATCCTGCATCGGCGTCGCCCTACGGTGCCGAACAGATGCTCGGCGACGTGTGGGAGTGGACCACCTCACCACTGCGGCCCTGGCCCGGCTTCACCCCGATGATCTACCAGCAGTACAGCGAGCCGTTCTTCGAAGGTTCCGGGGCCGGTGACTACCGGGTGCTGCGCGGGGGTTCGTGGGCCGTGTCCCCATCGATCATGCGGCCCAGCTTCCGCAACTGGGATCACCCGATCCGCCGACAGATCTTCAGCGGCGTTCGTCTGGCCTGGGACGTCTAG
- a CDS encoding nuclear transport factor 2 family protein, producing MTDDRLAIQDLVARYASAADHRDVDALVALFSADAELIRPPALLRKGDSAALQGREAIADSIVAALTPLHATYHLVGQQTATVHGDSATGEVYCMAHHIYLRGDQHHDNVMAVRYLDTYERGPAGWLFARREPVVVFSEDRPVRVG from the coding sequence GTGACCGATGACCGACTCGCCATCCAGGATCTCGTCGCCCGGTATGCCAGCGCCGCGGACCACCGTGACGTCGACGCGCTCGTCGCACTGTTCTCGGCTGACGCCGAACTGATCCGGCCCCCGGCCCTGCTGCGCAAGGGTGATTCGGCGGCCCTGCAGGGCCGCGAGGCGATCGCGGATTCGATCGTCGCGGCACTCACGCCGCTGCATGCGACGTATCACCTCGTGGGCCAGCAGACGGCGACTGTTCACGGTGACAGCGCGACGGGCGAGGTCTATTGCATGGCCCACCACATCTACCTGCGCGGCGACCAGCATCACGACAACGTGATGGCCGTCCGCTACCTCGACACCTACGAGCGCGGACCTGCCGGTTGGCTCTTCGCCCGCCGCGAGCCGGTCGTGGTGTTCAGCGAGGACCGACCAGTTCGAGTCGGCTAG